In Planctomycetaceae bacterium, a single window of DNA contains:
- a CDS encoding DinB family protein produces MSTVDYLRHGLEAGRMLIMKLIDDMKDAPLQMPTANGGNPPLWILGHLAYAESNIIEHIIRGNDNPLLEWKKVFGAQTEPSANPEDYPAWDDVRKQSDEIREATLRFLDGLSDEDLAKPTRNPPPGREAMFGTIGACLVTMSMHTMMHYGQVADARRMAGRAPINA; encoded by the coding sequence ATGAGCACTGTTGATTATCTGCGTCACGGCCTGGAAGCAGGCCGCATGTTGATCATGAAACTGATCGACGACATGAAAGATGCACCACTACAAATGCCGACCGCGAACGGTGGAAATCCACCGCTCTGGATTCTCGGCCATCTTGCTTATGCCGAGTCAAATATTATCGAACACATAATCAGAGGTAACGACAATCCGCTGCTGGAATGGAAGAAGGTCTTTGGTGCGCAGACTGAGCCGTCTGCGAATCCTGAAGATTACCCGGCATGGGATGACGTACGAAAACAATCTGATGAGATTCGAGAGGCAACTCTGAGATTCCTGGATGGCCTGAGTGATGAAGATCTGGCGAAACCGACCCGGAATCCACCACCTGGTCGTGAGGCCATGTTCGGCACCATCGGAGCCTGCCTGGTGACGATGTCCATGCACACCATGATGCACTATGGTCAGGTCGCAGATGCGCGACGAATGGCAGGCCGCGCTCCCATCAACGCGTAA
- a CDS encoding metallophosphoesterase family protein has translation MSVFPDTKLRLSLLQISDLHFGPPFRVEVAEAVLRLAPTIAADAVIISGDLTQRARREQFEQAKVFLSRLPAVPRMVIPGNHDVPLYRFVERMVDPYRNYRAIISKDLNPVLVLPSAILAGLNSSAPHTAISNGWVSSQQLDACEAVFQNSPESLLRVVVCHHPFIPAPDRLRDKVMWGAGQALRRLQSMGVRLILGGHLHRAYTGRSQDFYFHEETGGSGILIVHSGTTTSSRGRGRERQANSLNHIEIFEGHFCVTTYLHSGTTGEFEPVSQQKFATADPGMEAS, from the coding sequence GTGTCGGTGTTTCCGGATACGAAACTACGTTTGAGTCTGCTGCAGATTTCCGATCTCCATTTTGGCCCCCCGTTTCGAGTCGAAGTCGCCGAAGCAGTGCTGCGACTGGCCCCCACGATCGCTGCAGACGCTGTTATAATCAGCGGAGATCTGACCCAGCGAGCCAGGCGAGAGCAGTTTGAACAGGCGAAAGTATTTTTGAGTCGGCTTCCCGCTGTTCCCCGGATGGTTATACCGGGCAACCACGATGTGCCGCTGTATCGATTCGTGGAACGTATGGTCGATCCTTATCGAAACTATCGAGCGATCATTTCAAAGGATTTGAATCCAGTACTCGTTTTGCCGTCTGCGATTCTTGCGGGACTGAATTCCTCAGCACCCCATACTGCGATCAGTAATGGCTGGGTATCCAGTCAACAACTGGATGCCTGCGAAGCGGTCTTTCAGAATTCCCCCGAATCGTTGCTGCGCGTGGTCGTTTGCCATCACCCGTTCATTCCGGCTCCTGACCGTCTGCGCGACAAGGTGATGTGGGGGGCTGGACAGGCATTACGACGTCTCCAGTCGATGGGGGTGCGATTGATTCTTGGTGGCCATCTGCATCGCGCATACACAGGTCGGTCTCAGGACTTTTATTTCCACGAAGAAACTGGTGGCAGTGGAATCCTGATTGTTCATTCCGGAACGACGACTTCGAGCCGTGGACGTGGTCGCGAACGCCAGGCGAACTCGTTGAATCACATCGAGATATTCGAGGGGCATTTTTGCGTAACCACCTATCTGCACAGTGGCACCACGGGTGAATTCGAACCGGTCAGCCAGCAAAAATTTGCGACTGCAGACCCCGGAATGGAAGCGTCATAG
- a CDS encoding beta-ketoacyl synthase N-terminal-like domain-containing protein gives MSNSSAREVVITGIGVVSPLGIGRDAFWSSISEGRSGISKVQLLPYVGTPDLVGGEVADFNDESTRKIHLKALRKNLKVMCRDIQLGVASAIQAVADAGIAEGSIAPERMGVDFGANLMSSPPEVLVGAAVKSLSERNGRMCFDFDKWGEVGITGMEPLWLLRYLPNMPGCHIGIAVDARGPNNSITHDEASGCLAIAEAANIIRRNRADVMITGTTGTRLQVAKAAQYANWDPLATGPAESRCRPFDRDRTGEVLAEASCTLILEDRAHAEARGAKILGTLLGCGASTVISKDGTIDEATAVYQAASAALRNAGVEASGLGHISACASGHPQRDKMEAAGLRRLLGSAADSMPVTALKSYMGSSGSGAGLCEVASSLLALKNGVVPRTLNFENSDPDAALNIVHGQHLASSNKLFLKTSVTRMGQASAVVIQA, from the coding sequence ATGTCGAATTCGTCAGCACGAGAAGTTGTTATCACCGGAATCGGAGTTGTCTCTCCGCTCGGCATTGGTCGAGATGCCTTTTGGTCGAGCATATCGGAAGGCCGTTCCGGCATCTCCAAAGTTCAGCTGCTGCCATACGTTGGAACTCCTGACCTCGTCGGTGGAGAAGTCGCCGACTTCAATGATGAATCCACACGGAAGATTCACCTGAAGGCGCTCCGCAAGAACCTGAAGGTGATGTGCCGCGATATCCAACTGGGCGTCGCGTCGGCAATTCAGGCAGTGGCTGATGCTGGCATCGCCGAAGGATCCATCGCCCCGGAACGAATGGGCGTCGACTTCGGGGCAAATCTGATGTCCAGCCCTCCGGAAGTGCTGGTCGGTGCAGCTGTGAAATCGTTGTCTGAACGAAACGGCCGCATGTGTTTTGACTTCGATAAATGGGGCGAAGTCGGCATCACTGGAATGGAACCCCTTTGGTTACTGCGATACCTGCCTAACATGCCAGGGTGCCACATCGGAATCGCCGTTGATGCGCGTGGCCCCAATAATTCCATCACGCACGACGAAGCTTCGGGTTGTCTCGCAATTGCAGAGGCTGCCAACATCATTCGACGCAATCGTGCAGATGTGATGATCACCGGAACAACCGGGACCCGGTTGCAGGTTGCGAAAGCGGCACAGTACGCAAACTGGGATCCGTTGGCCACAGGTCCAGCTGAATCTCGATGTCGCCCCTTCGATCGAGACAGAACCGGAGAAGTTCTTGCAGAAGCTTCCTGCACCCTGATCCTTGAAGATCGCGCTCATGCAGAAGCCAGAGGCGCAAAGATTCTCGGGACTTTGCTGGGATGTGGCGCAAGTACCGTTATCTCAAAAGACGGAACAATTGATGAAGCAACGGCTGTGTATCAGGCTGCGTCTGCCGCACTCCGCAACGCGGGTGTCGAAGCTTCCGGACTTGGCCATATCTCTGCGTGTGCCTCCGGACATCCTCAGCGCGACAAGATGGAGGCCGCAGGTCTGCGTCGACTGCTGGGCAGTGCCGCAGACAGCATGCCGGTAACAGCACTCAAGAGTTACATGGGAAGCTCCGGCAGTGGAGCCGGGCTCTGTGAAGTTGCATCTTCTCTCCTTGCTTTGAAGAATGGTGTTGTCCCACGCACACTCAACTTTGAAAATTCCGATCCGGATGCTGCCCTGAACATCGTTCATGGTCAGCATCTGGCCAGCTCAAACAAACTGTTTCTGAAGACGAGCGTCACACGGATGGGCCAGGCGAGTGCCGTTGTGATTCAGGCGTAG
- a CDS encoding FAD-dependent oxidoreductase, with translation MLPSLHLTRFSQIALLTLFFVLHASFYPAARAEFFEADLIVYGGTSSGVIAAVQAKKMGKSVIIVGPDQHLGGLTAGGLGFTDTGNKAVIGGLSRDFYHRIWKAYQKPDAWKWQDQSEYGNKGQGTPAIDGENRTMWIFEPHVAEQVFEDFVSEFRIPVHRNEWLDRNDGVKKKGARITSITMLSGNTYSGRMFIDATYEGDLMAAAGVDYHVGREANSVYGENWNGVQVGVLHHRHHFGAVKQKISPYVIPGDPTSGVLPRISTEPPGNYGEADHRVQAYCYRYCATDHPENRIPFPKPEGYDPAQYELLLRIYEAGWRETFNKFDPLPNHKTDTNNHGPFSTDNIGMNYDYPDASYERRQEILDEHRQYQQGWLYFVANDPRVPAEVREQMQNWGLPSDEFKDNGHWPHQIYVREARRMIGHFVMTENELTKKKPTPDSVGMGSYTIDSHNVQRYITPDGYVQNEGDIGVGISPYAIAYGALIPRQEQAENLLVSVCVSSSHIAFGSIRMEPVFMILGQSAATAAVMAIENRVPVQNVAYDELREKLLMDGQVLTYASASSGGHPHSQKAFVEPSSLPGIVVDDDDAIFTGEWRVSSASNYYVANGYRHDNAAKDGKASVTFQTSLEKTGMYDVRICWPPNSNRSSSVRIEVSTVSGTRTITIDQRKPPEGNDHFQLLGTFPFSSDKPAQVTISNSGTDGYVVVDAVQWIAR, from the coding sequence ATGCTACCGTCGCTCCATCTGACTCGATTCTCTCAGATTGCCTTACTGACGCTCTTCTTCGTCCTTCATGCATCATTTTATCCGGCCGCCCGCGCCGAGTTTTTTGAAGCAGATCTGATTGTCTACGGTGGCACATCGTCGGGCGTCATTGCCGCTGTGCAGGCAAAGAAAATGGGTAAGAGCGTGATCATTGTCGGCCCGGATCAACATCTGGGCGGCCTGACCGCAGGGGGGCTTGGCTTTACGGACACAGGTAACAAAGCCGTCATCGGTGGATTGTCTCGCGACTTTTATCATCGCATCTGGAAGGCCTATCAAAAGCCGGACGCATGGAAGTGGCAGGACCAATCGGAATATGGCAACAAAGGGCAGGGGACACCGGCCATTGATGGCGAGAATCGCACGATGTGGATCTTCGAACCACACGTCGCGGAACAGGTCTTTGAAGATTTTGTAAGCGAGTTCCGGATTCCCGTTCATCGCAACGAATGGCTCGATCGAAACGACGGCGTAAAAAAGAAAGGAGCGAGAATTACCAGCATCACGATGTTATCCGGTAATACCTATTCGGGTCGCATGTTTATCGATGCGACCTACGAAGGGGACCTGATGGCAGCCGCTGGTGTGGATTACCACGTTGGTCGGGAAGCCAATTCGGTCTACGGTGAAAACTGGAATGGCGTTCAGGTGGGTGTTCTGCATCATCGTCATCATTTCGGAGCCGTGAAGCAAAAAATCAGTCCCTATGTTATTCCCGGCGACCCGACCTCCGGAGTCCTGCCCCGAATCAGCACAGAACCGCCGGGAAACTATGGCGAAGCAGATCATCGCGTCCAGGCCTACTGCTATCGATATTGCGCGACGGACCATCCGGAGAACCGCATTCCCTTCCCCAAACCGGAAGGCTACGACCCCGCTCAATACGAGTTGCTTCTGCGCATTTATGAGGCGGGGTGGCGTGAGACTTTCAATAAGTTTGATCCACTGCCGAATCACAAGACTGACACAAACAACCATGGCCCCTTCAGTACCGATAACATCGGGATGAACTATGACTATCCCGATGCATCTTACGAACGTCGGCAGGAAATTCTGGACGAACATCGGCAGTACCAGCAGGGATGGCTCTACTTTGTGGCAAATGATCCGCGGGTTCCGGCTGAAGTCCGGGAACAAATGCAGAACTGGGGACTGCCATCGGACGAATTCAAAGACAATGGTCACTGGCCTCACCAGATCTACGTTCGCGAAGCGCGGCGCATGATTGGACATTTCGTCATGACAGAAAATGAATTGACGAAGAAGAAGCCAACACCGGACTCCGTTGGTATGGGCAGCTACACGATCGATTCGCATAACGTGCAGCGTTACATCACGCCAGATGGTTACGTGCAGAATGAAGGTGACATCGGCGTGGGAATCAGCCCGTATGCAATTGCTTATGGAGCGTTGATCCCCAGGCAGGAACAGGCCGAAAACCTACTTGTCAGCGTATGCGTCAGCAGCTCACATATCGCATTTGGCAGTATCCGAATGGAGCCGGTCTTCATGATTCTCGGCCAGAGCGCAGCAACCGCCGCGGTAATGGCGATTGAAAACAGGGTTCCGGTGCAGAACGTTGCTTATGATGAACTCCGAGAGAAGTTGCTGATGGATGGCCAGGTACTGACATATGCGAGTGCATCATCAGGTGGACATCCGCATTCTCAAAAAGCCTTTGTTGAACCGTCGAGCCTGCCAGGCATCGTCGTCGATGACGATGACGCGATCTTCACCGGCGAATGGAGGGTGAGCAGTGCATCGAACTACTACGTGGCGAATGGATACCGACATGATAACGCCGCAAAAGACGGCAAGGCATCCGTAACGTTTCAAACATCGCTGGAAAAGACCGGGATGTACGATGTACGAATCTGTTGGCCGCCTAATTCCAATCGATCTTCCAGTGTCAGGATTGAAGTCTCAACGGTATCCGGCACAAGGACGATTACCATCGATCAGAGAAAGCCTCCTGAGGGCAATGATCATTTTCAGCTGCTGGGGACCTTTCCGTTTTCATCCGACAAACCAGCACAGGTGACGATCAGCAACAGCGGAACCGATGGCTACGTCGTCGTCGATGCAGTGCAGTGGATCGCAAGATGA
- a CDS encoding DUF5685 family protein, translating to MFGFLKPAAKLPLWRQSYARICQTQRRLFGMMSLPFLSYEATFVYRLAIEKQLIPELPSASPECCRLKRLKNPEQQPDYAAASLSAAFGMLLAGIKLNDDVADHGRWHNRLLLFKYQRQIRMASEILEVANPGIKRQIQNILMEHHQLESGRRVELSDYIRPTGNGFALLFRSIAMALNATDDIADDFEKIGRSTGRALIAWDCAADFHHDQIYGEFNPLRNALEVENSLRTCLLELARAGWALPSQDSVCRQVLEDLTRRVNHRLHHPDHICRTTRLERWGLVRAKRYQYARCDCCEAFCAVGECGECACAGAEGAAEGAACAGCDCCSDGFCCWAGSGCDPCCYESPKPGAAGENKATSTRECAYERFRGKHGLTYGDLSPEGFVMVEETRIPARSEGGFWLGNKTRILVIDADSLGVVVRPDSNESEETG from the coding sequence ATGTTTGGCTTTCTTAAACCAGCAGCAAAGTTGCCGCTTTGGCGGCAAAGCTACGCCCGCATTTGCCAGACACAGCGCCGCCTGTTTGGCATGATGTCTTTGCCATTTCTTAGCTACGAAGCAACATTTGTTTACAGACTGGCCATTGAAAAACAACTGATTCCGGAACTGCCCTCGGCGTCTCCGGAATGCTGTCGCCTGAAACGGCTGAAGAATCCGGAACAGCAGCCCGATTACGCAGCGGCTTCGCTGTCAGCAGCATTCGGCATGCTGCTGGCCGGAATCAAACTGAACGACGATGTCGCAGATCACGGACGATGGCACAACCGTTTGCTGCTGTTCAAATACCAAAGACAAATCAGGATGGCTTCGGAAATCCTCGAAGTTGCCAACCCGGGGATCAAGCGTCAGATTCAGAACATCCTGATGGAACATCATCAGCTTGAATCCGGCAGACGAGTAGAGTTGTCTGATTATATACGGCCAACAGGAAATGGATTCGCATTGTTGTTCAGATCCATTGCGATGGCACTGAACGCAACCGATGACATTGCAGACGATTTCGAAAAGATCGGTCGAAGTACAGGACGTGCGCTGATTGCATGGGATTGCGCAGCTGACTTTCATCACGATCAGATTTATGGTGAATTCAATCCGTTGAGAAATGCGCTGGAGGTTGAGAACTCCCTGCGCACTTGTTTGCTGGAACTCGCCCGTGCCGGATGGGCCTTACCATCGCAAGATTCTGTGTGTCGCCAGGTCCTTGAGGATTTGACACGAAGAGTCAACCATCGCCTGCATCATCCCGATCACATCTGTCGGACCACACGGCTCGAACGATGGGGTTTGGTCCGAGCCAAACGTTATCAGTATGCGCGATGCGATTGCTGCGAAGCTTTTTGTGCAGTGGGAGAATGCGGCGAATGCGCCTGTGCCGGGGCCGAAGGCGCTGCGGAGGGCGCAGCATGTGCTGGATGTGATTGCTGCTCGGACGGCTTCTGTTGCTGGGCTGGCAGCGGATGCGATCCATGCTGTTATGAATCGCCTAAGCCAGGGGCTGCCGGAGAGAACAAAGCCACTTCGACAAGAGAATGCGCTTATGAAAGGTTCCGGGGCAAACACGGACTGACCTATGGAGATCTTTCGCCAGAAGGATTCGTCATGGTTGAGGAAACCAGAATTCCGGCGAGATCGGAAGGTGGATTCTGGCTGGGGAATAAGACGCGAATTCTGGTTATTGATGCAGATTCACTCGGTGTGGTTGTCCGGCCTGATTCGAACGAATCTGAAGAAACGGGATGA
- a CDS encoding TetR/AcrR family transcriptional regulator, with protein MSENARLKLFDAICDLVLERGYGGTSVDAICERANVSKGSFFHHFPSKEAAACETLDHWMTAMVERARASGFMEQASAVDRLLTYLNLMASLLESPTSPKGCLLGTLALELSDTHPQVRERAAHYFEQWSGMLESLIADALAANDGCPKPRALADYFIASLEGSILLARTRQEPSLVRKSVHHFRDYVLGMIPGAGPSELSVEREDS; from the coding sequence ATGTCAGAAAATGCGAGGCTAAAGCTATTCGACGCCATTTGCGATCTCGTGCTTGAACGCGGGTACGGTGGAACTTCCGTCGACGCCATTTGCGAGCGAGCGAACGTTTCGAAAGGAAGCTTCTTTCATCATTTCCCCTCCAAGGAGGCTGCGGCCTGCGAAACACTTGACCACTGGATGACGGCGATGGTGGAGCGTGCTCGCGCGAGCGGCTTTATGGAGCAAGCCTCTGCGGTCGACCGACTACTGACATACCTCAATCTCATGGCGAGCCTGTTGGAGTCACCAACATCTCCGAAAGGGTGTCTGCTGGGAACACTTGCTCTTGAGCTTTCTGATACGCATCCACAAGTGCGAGAACGAGCGGCTCATTACTTCGAGCAGTGGAGCGGCATGCTTGAAAGCCTCATTGCTGATGCACTGGCTGCCAACGACGGGTGCCCGAAACCTCGGGCGCTGGCCGACTACTTCATCGCCTCACTCGAAGGATCCATCCTGCTGGCCAGAACTCGCCAGGAACCTTCACTGGTTCGGAAGAGTGTCCATCATTTTCGTGACTACGTTCTTGGGATGATTCCGGGGGCAGGACCATCGGAGCTCTCAGTGGAACGTGAAGATTCTTAG